In Scylla paramamosain isolate STU-SP2022 chromosome 16, ASM3559412v1, whole genome shotgun sequence, the genomic window aatatcgagTTATTTCCTTACTAGGTacatttcaagttttttttttttttttttttgcgttctcgtacctaacaagctcataaacactgaaaagccacgtttttcattatgttgttctgtttctccggaaagagtattttgcatatgtttaagcgttttggtacgtaggaagctcAAAGCattcagaagacacgttttcgataatgttgatttgttttaccatacagtgtgctttcaatgttttttttttttttttgtgtgtgttttggtacataatgcaCTCATAACCACCAAAGtgatacatttttggtaatgtcgtttcgttactccatatagggtgaatgctttgcatgcattttggcgtttgataactaacaagataaaaaaacaacaacacttaaaacacactttatatatatatatatatatatatatatatatatatatatatatatatatatatatatatatatatatatatatatatatatatatatatatatatatatatatatatatatatatatatatatatatatatatatatatatatatatatatatatatatatatatatatatatatatatatatatatatatatatatatatatatatatatatatatatatatatatatatatatatatatatataatgttattctctttgtccagaaatggtgttttctataatgtttggcctttttgtacataagcaggtcaaaaacactaaaggtGGGGTTGTAGGAGATCAACCTCCTACAacccatccattttttttttgacccaaggtcaaaaaaaaaaaaaaaaaataatgacccataatttttttttgttatattattctgcattttttaagttcttttgtTACGTACAATATTTTTGAAAAACAATATCATTCCCTTATGGAATGAGTTGTCCCGTCATAAAATTCTACAGTTTTATGTGCCGGGAGACATCTatggttattttctttttccctttttcccaaatttttttttgttgtaccCGTTTTGCTATTGTCTCCTATGAATAATTACGGTTCTGTTTCTGCACTTAACatcagagaagaagaaaattaaagcgtaaactttattttcttggttttataataaaaaaaaaataaataaataaataaaaaaatatttcttcgtAAATCCAACAAATAACCAGTTACATATCTTTTGCAgtaatattttattcattttatacaGTAGAACTGGTTTTTACTTAACTATATATGgcgaaatataataacatttaatttccccctCCCTACGAGGtaattcaagcttgaaaagaaaaaaaaaaaatcaccttagGCCTGTGTACAAAAGAAATCGGAGTAACTAAAAGGAAACTACGTCTACTTTTTCCACATATCCTCATGTAAATATCGAGTGAATTTCAAGTTCCTAACTCCTTCAAGTTACACTAACTCCTTCAACTTTATTGTTTGATATCTCAAAATGGCGGATTTTTGCATCTAAAAAATATTTCctctgctgttattattattacacatataTGAGCTATTGCTGCTTATGGAGGTATGGAAGGTAAATAACTAAATGTACTACCTGAATTATTGCTTGGATttgattttgagtttttgacaaatattttgagtgtcaaattatcttttactttttcgtcaaaaaaaaaaaatctctatttTACAATTAagaaacgctaaaagacattgatcttcttctatccttcctaAACAAGATGTTCTTTGAATGAAAgtattgtcaaaaaaaaaaaaaaaagggaggagatgcGAGCTGAGTATAAGCAATTTAACATGACATTCGAATAAAAAAAgcatgatttttatttttattttatttttttttcagaattgcgtgttttctatgctttttatcgttttggtgtgtaagaacccgaaaacaatgcaaatatacgtttttggtaatattttatttttcataaataAGATGTTCTAAATGGATTGGAGCGTTTCGGTAACTAACAACCACAATAACACTCGTCTTACACATTTTTAGCaatgttcttgtgtttcttcatatagggtacttcaTATGTATTTTGCATTTTGATGCCCAACATGGTGATaataattcataatacacattttgggtaatgttattatgtttctacaTACAAAatgctatttatgtgttttagcgctttggtacctaaggagcTGAACaatacccataatacacgtttctgttaataggGTTGTGATTCCccatactttgcatgtattttggcgttttcgtacctaataaacaaaaaacactctaaataaatttgtttggtaatgttctattttccaaaaaaaagtgttttacatttgttttagcgttttggtacgtaagaaccacaaaaaaacactaaaactttattttCCAGATAGggtgttttatatgttttttttttttttttttttagggtctTGATGCCTATTACCCTCATAAACAaccaaattacacgtttctggcaaTGTCGTCTCGTTACCCGATATCGGGTGCTtcacatgcattttgatgttttggtacctaacaagctcgaaagcactcaaaacacacgttttttgtaatgtcctgtTTCTCTAGAAAGGAAGTTTTGTAAgtcttttagcattttggtacgatAAGAAGTTGATAACTCTCAAAAGTCGTGATATTGATATAGTCGTTTTGTTTTACAATAAagcatgttttccatgctttatagcgttCCGGAaattaagaagctaaaaaacacgtttttggcaatattgttttctttttccaaataatttggtgttttcgtacctaacaagctcaaaaacactcacatcaCAGGTTTTTAacaatgttgttatgtttcttttttttgttatatttgctTTTTGTTCATATTGGTAGtgatcactcataatacacacttttggtaataatatgctgtttctccatatagagtgctaatcatgtgttttacttttttggtaccaaaaaagcGGAAAAACACCCACTATACTTgcttctgttaatatcttttcgttcccatattttgcatacatttttagcgttttggttcctaaaaagctcagacactcaaaatgcacgttttacATAATGTTCCATAaggctgtttctccataaggtcAAGGCTATATACAAAACCAATCGGAGTAACTAAAGGAAACTTTGCTATTTCCATATATTCTAATGTATATATTCTTTGCATTTCAAGTCCCTTCCTGTAATAGGTAAATTTCACTAACTTCTTCAGCTTTATAGCTTGGTAACTGAAGAAGGACTATTATGGCATATCAAAATTATCTCCTccgttactattattgttacacATATATGGGCTATAGTAGCTTATGAaagtagaaaacaaaagaaaaaacgataGCAAATATTGATCTCTATCTCCTATCCTTTCTGATTAAAATATATTTTCAATGAAAGTATTGGTcaataaataagggaggagatacGAGTTGAATATAAGTAATTTAACATGGGATTTGCGATTCCTCAAACCcgcctcaaaatacacaattatgATAAAGTTTTATTATTCAGTATAgcgttttttttaatgcttttttagcgtcttcgtacttaagaagctaaaaaaaaaaaatgtaaaagaaacttaaaacactcatactaaacgtttctcttaatattgtttcgtttccatatattgggtattttgcatgtattttaccgttttggtacctaacaagcacaaaaacgcTCTAAATACACGTGTTTAGTtgtgttgttctatttctccaaaaaagagtgttttgtatgtgttttagcgttttagtgtaaaaagctcaaaaacagtaaaaaggacccacatggaaaacaaaatattgttttgttttccgttAATATCTCCGGCCACAACCTTACAATCACTAAACTCTGAAGTTGCATCTCCTATGCAGTATAAAGTCTACCTGTGtgctccttcctccactcataTATGTAACTCTgtgctcctccctcttcttaaaATAGATGTTCACTAATGCCATCTCCATCCGTTTCGCACAGTCAACAACCATCTGTCCCTCcgtatttctctctcccacaccatATTTGCCCATCACATCCTCGTCACCATTATTTCCTCCTATACGTCCATTAAAATCTGCTCCAATAACAATCCTCTCCTCTCTGGATATGTTCTGtatcacttcctccacctcactccACCTCATTCCTTTTCGTCCAACTCACACCCCACCTGTAGGGCGTATGCACTGATCATATTTATTTGTATCGCTTCAGTTTCCATCTTCAAACTCATTACTCTATCAGATACCCTCTTTACTTCCAGTACACTGTTGATATACTTTTCCTTTACTATTACTCCAATgccatttctccttccatccacgCCATAATACAACAACTTGCAACTTCCTCCAATCAGCCTCACTTTGTTTCCCCGCCATTTAGTTTCCTGTACACGGAGGACATCTATCTTTTTCTCCATCATGTCagccatttctctccctttaccaGTCATGGTGCCAACATTTAAAGACCAAacttttatctttacttttctgtccttccttctttcttgcttcttccgaacccgtcctccttctcttcttctcctcttcctcccaacaGTCACATACTGTCCACCGGCGCCCTGTTGGGGCACAGCGCCGTAGACGGTCGTTGGTAACCCGGGCCGCGACCGATTCGGTATGGTGCTGTCATTTATGATCCGCATTATTGTTTGTATTGGCAAATTTTTACGCCGGATGCCCTTCTTAACGCAGCCCTCCCCATTTATCCGGGCTTGGGACCGGCACTGAGTAGCACTGGTTTGTGCTCCGAGCGGCTGggttataaatacaatacatatcattattaattatgtaGCACCGTTACATCGCTTGGTCACCTACTTGACGCGTCCTCGCGAATAAGgtgtacctaaccatgttatgtgtatgaaactccttcattaatagttgCAGAAGGAAGATATACATACAAATTTAAGGCTTATTATATTATCAATAACATTAAAATAAGGCAAGGTGTCAGGACACTTGGGTATAGAAATCCAGGTTTCAGATATACTGGTAAAGATGTCGtagagcctttgaaaatacttttttgtgtttgaaaaggaaagagtggataaTGAGTTAGTTATAAATAAAATCCTTGACTCGACTAGAACGTACATGACAAGCATCTTGTACAGCATAATATCCTATAACCTCCTCATAGATTGTCCCTTATGGGCAAGTCACTGAGAAATAAAAGGTTTctttgaaataaaagtaaagatatCCATAAAAGTTATAATGGAAAATAGGTTTTGAAATCACATGGTTGTATGGACAGAGTGACAGGGCTGTAGACGCCTCTGAACGTGTCAAGACAACTTCACAGATTTCATTTACTACAGGTAAGAAGGCAAATTAGATACTTGAACAATGGTATAAATGTAAGTATGAAGATTTACAATGTTTTAATTCAGTTAAATCTCCAATTGTATATAGTGAAAAATTATTGACTATTAGGAAGGATTCATGTCCAGTGTTATCAAATTATTAACGGAGAATGGAAAAGGTTTCATCTCATAGGCCTCGAAATGATCCTGCGATTTAAAAGGTATGTTTACAATTATTGCATCTGTGGTCAAGTTAGCTTCTAGCAATGGGTAGTAATATTGGATCATGTCCGTTGCATACAGTGGTGTCAATTTTTAGGTTTACTGACCAATTTCTAGTGTGTGAAGCAAATCCTCTACATAAAATAGTGAAGTTGTTACCCCGTCATTGACAGCATTCACCATGTTGTGAATTATCGCTTCATTAATGGAGAGAACTGAACCCAAGGAAGCTTCAAATACATGTAAACTTGATCTGTTACCACAGCGTGATTTATCACATCTAAACTATGTAAGGTATTATCAAGCACAGATGCTAAATCATTTGAATACTGCAATAATTCATTGAGGGTGGACTTCAATTTAACCAGTTTGTGGTGATGAAGGTTCAAGACCTTATTAGTAGCTGCAACCGTTATTAATTGATTATAATTTTACCTCGAATCCTGCACATCTTCGTCCAAGGCAGTGCCAAAGAGATATTGAGACAATTATGTAAAAATCATTAGGTAGATATAAGCAAGTGTACCTTTAAAGAAATCTATTttcggatcacctgaagatccgccaccccagccgcactcggggtggcagatcttcaggtgagacaatctggggtggcggatcttcaggtgatcccatacttttaatgaagtaaacttttttctgcattttttatatccactcagttttttaatgcgttcatgttgttaggttaggttaggttaggttaggttaggcaagaaGACAAACAAGGAGAAGGTTAAGGTTAAGGAGAGTGTTGTGAGATactgtattttttgtgtataaAGTTCAGTATAATGCCAACACCATGGCAGACAGtggaagtgataaaaaaaaaagacactcatCAACCCAGGtagaaaaagtgagaggaaggtaaTTCCTACAGAGAAGAGTAGACAGTATCGAGTTCACTCAAGAAAGACAGGTATAATGAGTTGTATCAGTGTCTAAGTGAGCTCATGGCAGTAATTTGGAAAATAGTAAGTAGCTATGGTTCTCAGTTAGTGTGTGATGATTATAAAAAGTGGAAGGAGCTTTATGTTGAGTTTCAACAGTTAGAAAGTGACTTGCAAGTAATACtgactgaagaagaaaagtctGAGTACATGGATGAATTTACAGACTTTGATAGAATTTTAggagaaattagaaaaatatTTTGCAACTAAGAATATTAAATTTCAACATGGAAGTATGCATGCTGATGACAGTGTTTCTCAATACAGTCGTGCTACAAGTAGATCAAAAGTTGATTCCCTTTCAGTACGTAAAAAGGCAGAACACATACGTATGGAGGAGCAGCAGAAGAGAGCATAACTTTTTGCCCGCAGTACAGCACTCTCTACCCTATACGAATTAGAAATTGAAGCTAAGATGCTAACCATCCAAGCAGAACTAGATAAATTgagaatggaaaagagaaagaaagaactagCCTTAAAAACAGAAATGGAAGTTACCGTAGCGAAGCTTGAAGCAGTAGAGACGATTCTAGAACAACCAATCGGGGAAGAACAGACTGTACCCGGAAACACGACACCACCGTCTGAACCTCAAGTTACAGGCCCTGCATGGTTGAGACAAAGTGACTTCAGAGCTGCATCAACACCATGTATACAATATGGTGCAGCCAACAACCCAATACAGTCAGTACTGAATCCTGCAGCAATGACCTATGCACCAACACCCGTGATTGtgccttctcctccacctcttcctcaagAACAACTGCCATCTATGCAACCCAGTACTGGAACCAATGATCTAGCATCTGTTATATCTTCATTGGCTGACATTTTGGCAAACAGGGAAGACAAATTACCTTTGAAGGAACCAGACATATTCAAAGAGAATGTGTTTGAGTACCCAGGTTGGATCAGCTCCATAGTAACTCGAAGTTGAGTGCAAGTACCCCAAGGCTACTGACAGATTATATTATCTTGGGAAGTACACATCTGGGGAAGCCAAAATGTGTATAAAGAGTTTGTTATTATTGAACACTGTAGAAGCATATGTTAAGGCAAAGAAGTTGTTAGCCAGCAGATATGGAAACAAACTCATACTTGCTAATTCATACcgtgaaagaatggaaaagtggCCAACTATGAAAACTGGTGACGGCAAGGCATTACGTGACTTTTCTGATTTTCTATTAAAGTGTGAGACAGCAATGTCAACACTTAGTCAGTTGAAAGTGTTGGATGATGCTGATGAAcatcagaaaataataaacaaactgcCAAAGTACATTCAAGAAAAATGGATGATATATATTGATAAATGGCTTTATAATGAGGATAACGAACAGATCAGGGATGAGTATCCTCCCTTCTCAAAACTATGTCAGGATTGCTTGCAATCCTCTCAGTGCACGACTTGGTGAGTCAAAGGTAAAAGATATGAAGCCAGCACGAAATAAAGCTCGCAGTTTTGCCTCACAAGTCACCAAGGCAGTTCCAGAATCAGTCAGTTGTGCCTCACAAATTAACCCAGTAGACACTACACAAACTGAGAACTGTGACACCAAAAAAAAACCTGATGAGGGTTTTAAGTGTCCTCTCTGTGAAAGACAACACAGACTGGGAGTTTGCAATGTGTTTAAAGCAATGTCGCTTTCAGACAAATGtgagtttgtaaaaaaaaaaaaagtggatattGTTGGACATGCCTCAAATGGGGACACAGAAGTCGCAACTGCAGATACAGAATGAAATGTGCAACATGCGGACGTACACACCCAATGAATGATGACTCAAAACTGACAAAGGACACGAAGAACACTGGACAGGAATCAAAGGTCACACACCGCACTGAAGTCTACAATACAAGTACACAAGACAGCGGATGTTCTCATTCATTGATTATACCAGTGCTACTGCACCATGAAGATAACCCAACTGATAACTTTATTGTATAATATTATGCACTTCTTGACGACCAGTCAGATGTTTTCTTCATATCTGACTCTGTGCTGGACAAGTTAGACACCCAAGGAGAGGAAATGCAGAGAGGAAGTATCGACTATGCTAGCTGAAGACACCATCACTTTTAAGAGAATAAGTAGGTTGGTGATAAAAGGAATTGCAGCACCCAGTATAGACAAAGTTGCCAAAAACCTACTCCAGAGGTACTATTCCAGGAAATGGGcaaattcctaaaaaaaataaagttcagAAGTGGAACCACCTACAAGGAGTTGCAAATTTATTACCACCTTATTTCCCAGATGTAGAGGTTGGACTGTTGATTAGACTCAACTGTGCTCAGTCCATTAAACCCTTAGAAAGTGTACCAGGAAAGGGAAATGACCCTTATGCAGTACCCACTGCCCTGAGATGGGGTGTAGGGGGAGTCATGAATCCACGTTACGAAGACACTAACAAGACCTGTCAGTTACTAgtcacagaagaaaaaaaatgccacttcACACTGAAGATTCGTGTAAAGGAAGTGAGTCCCATTGAGGTAAACAAAGTGTTTGAATTAGAATTATGTGAACAACCCACTGAAGAAAAAATGTCACAAGATAGAAGGTTTCTGAAAATTATGAACGATAACATACACCAAAAAGATGGTGGTCACTATGAAATGCCACTTCCCTTCAAAACAGATGCAGTGAAACTTCCGAATAACAGGCAATTAGCTATGAAAAGACTCCAAAGACTGAGGACTAGGTTGATGAAGGACCCTAAGTACAAGGATGATTATACAGCTTTTATGCAAAACATGATCACCAAGGATTATGTAGAAAGGGTTCCAGATAATGATAATGTCTCTCTGTGATGGTCAGTATGGTATATTCCACATCATGGTGTGTATCACCCTAAGAAGTCTGGAAAGATAAGGATTGTGTTTGACTGCAGTGCTGAATATGCAGTGCTTGAATCAACACTTCAAGACCCTGACCTAACAAACAACCTCAATGGTGTGCTGTGTCACtttaggaaggaaagggtggctTTCACATGTGATATACTCGTAGAAGGTATGTTTCACCAAGTTGGTgttaatgaagaggaaagaaacttCCTAAGATTCCTCTGGTGGGAAATCGTAAACTCCTGGCCAGTCATGAAggactgaaagatcatctcatcagtctggaattgaTGCAAattttactctcacttggactggaaataTAATGTGTCCATGCTATATATAGcttcagacaggctccatacccgaaacctttcatagaaaggaacgtcactcagcgtaaaaatgagaAGTGCGCCATTAAAAATtgcatttgcaaactgatgtcaaacgcagtttatggcagatccatgttatctgaatTGAAGTATGGACTCcaacagaaattagtgacaaaaagaaagtctttcctgaagtatgcaagaaatccatcctttaaaagggtacgccaattaggcgaggaccgagtcatatgtgtcaacagtaagaatacgattaaaatcaggcaaccaaattacttgggataccatattttagaagtggcaaagaagtacatgtacaacttttggtatcgtgtcatcaaagctaattatggggagagagctaaattagcttatgaagatactgacagtttcataTTCAGTCT contains:
- the LOC135108197 gene encoding uncharacterized protein LOC135108197, with product MVNAVNDGPLGAQTSATQCRSQARINGEGCVKKGIRRKNLPIQTIMRIINDSTIPNRSRPGLPTTVYGAVPQQGAGGQYVTVGRKRRRREGGRVRKKQERRKDRKVKIKVWSLNVGTMTGKGREMADMMEKKIDVLRVQETKWRGNKVRLIGGSCKLLYYGVDGRRNGIGVIVKEKYINSVLEVKRVSDRVMSLKMETEAIQINMISAYALQVGCELDEKE